In Flavobacterium sp. N1736, the following are encoded in one genomic region:
- a CDS encoding S41 family peptidase, whose protein sequence is MIKKTLLLIVIFSGFNAVLSAQNKAAVLKLNHPVNDLIIKKNEEQSFNFNLKKDTYYSIIATQQGIDLVVALKDKAGKTIQEVDSPNGMFGPEKIVFSPENSDVFSISVKPLNEDSNAQEGKYSIVFEEISKTLKKLSYKALIQDFDILQNAYYETHIGLWYNTRTQFDSICNIQKSKIKDKMNALDFYRILAPVVAFTKEGHCNIKLSDEIATYFKQSGTYLPFCVKIIDKKVYLLNDIENNKTKGFQISKINGENIDEIVNKFLSIEPADGFNITSKYRWIEKAFSRYYTRYYDVNKVFNIELINPVDNQKIVLNALATYNYKDFNKLYNSIIETIPNYDFKESATFSIDEKTSTATLTVNTFNLNNFKDKRKGFQDFLAQNFKTISEQKIKHLIIDIRKNEGGEQGMEDHLLSYLINQEYAKYKYVEIPGFTYSFIDYTDYKDQKDGLVKELKEDFYRTNDGRFLNQEGHYVGEKPNPNNFKGDIYILISGLTFSGGSEFAALAKNYTNAAFIGEETGGGYYGNSSGSFLKFTLPNSKITGRIPLCKFVIADKNYEIPFGHGIIPDYSVQPTIEDYLKGNDPEMNYVKKLILNKTK, encoded by the coding sequence ATGATAAAAAAAACACTTTTATTGATTGTTATATTTTCGGGCTTTAATGCGGTATTATCTGCGCAAAATAAAGCCGCTGTTTTAAAATTAAATCATCCCGTAAATGATTTGATTATCAAGAAAAACGAAGAACAAAGCTTCAATTTCAATCTGAAAAAAGATACTTACTATTCGATTATTGCAACACAGCAAGGCATTGATTTGGTAGTTGCTTTAAAAGATAAAGCCGGAAAAACAATTCAGGAAGTAGATTCGCCAAATGGAATGTTTGGTCCTGAAAAAATAGTTTTCTCACCAGAGAATTCAGATGTATTTTCGATTTCTGTAAAACCATTAAATGAAGATTCAAATGCGCAGGAAGGAAAATATTCGATTGTATTTGAAGAAATTTCAAAAACCCTTAAAAAACTAAGCTATAAAGCACTTATTCAGGATTTTGATATACTGCAAAACGCATATTACGAAACCCATATTGGGCTTTGGTACAATACCAGAACGCAATTTGACAGCATTTGTAATATTCAAAAAAGTAAAATAAAAGATAAAATGAATGCTTTGGATTTTTACAGAATCCTGGCGCCCGTTGTTGCTTTTACAAAAGAAGGACATTGCAATATCAAGCTTTCAGATGAAATTGCTACGTATTTTAAACAAAGCGGTACTTACCTGCCCTTTTGTGTCAAAATAATAGATAAAAAAGTATATCTGCTCAATGACATAGAAAATAATAAAACAAAAGGTTTTCAGATTTCTAAAATAAACGGAGAAAATATCGACGAAATTGTAAACAAGTTTTTAAGTATTGAACCTGCTGACGGCTTTAATATTACAAGCAAATATCGATGGATTGAAAAAGCTTTTTCAAGATATTATACGCGTTATTATGATGTAAATAAAGTGTTTAACATCGAATTAATTAATCCTGTCGACAATCAGAAAATAGTTTTGAATGCTCTTGCAACATATAATTACAAAGACTTTAATAAACTGTATAACAGTATTATAGAAACAATCCCGAATTATGATTTTAAAGAATCGGCAACATTTTCGATTGATGAAAAAACAAGTACAGCGACATTAACGGTAAACACGTTTAATCTGAATAATTTTAAAGATAAAAGAAAAGGATTTCAGGATTTTCTGGCTCAAAATTTCAAAACTATTTCAGAACAAAAAATAAAACATTTAATTATTGATATTCGAAAAAATGAAGGCGGTGAACAAGGTATGGAAGATCATTTACTATCTTATTTGATCAATCAGGAATATGCCAAGTATAAGTATGTAGAAATTCCGGGGTTCACCTACTCATTTATCGATTATACCGATTATAAAGACCAGAAAGATGGTTTGGTTAAAGAACTAAAAGAGGATTTTTACCGTACAAATGATGGTAGATTTTTAAATCAAGAAGGTCATTATGTGGGAGAAAAACCAAATCCGAATAATTTTAAAGGAGATATTTACATATTAATCAGCGGATTAACATTTTCAGGCGGATCTGAATTTGCGGCATTGGCAAAAAACTATACAAACGCAGCCTTTATTGGCGAAGAAACCGGCGGTGGTTATTACGGAAATTCAAGCGGAAGCTTTTTAAAATTCACACTTCCAAACTCAAAAATTACAGGCAGAATTCCGTTATGTAAATTTGTTATTGCCGATAAAAACTATGAAATTCCCTTTGGTCACGGCATAATTCCTGATTATTCTGTACAGCCCACAATTGAAGATTATCTAAAAGGCAATGATCCGGAAATGAACTATGTGAAAAAATTAATTTTGAATAAAACAAAATAA
- a CDS encoding helix-turn-helix transcriptional regulator, which yields MKAIERFYQYLDNKGIKPAPFEIVSGLSNGYLGTQLKRRGNLGEEILNKIIDNCLDLNPVWLLTGKETMLKTNPYLQNSDINVLNDERAEFLKSKPNETNKQLVPLYDIKALTSAEILFKDENTENSIGQITIPNLPKCDGAIYVSSDSMYPLLKSGDIVLYKKVATTIENIYWGEMYLVSLINDGEDEFVLLKWIYKSEKGDDFITLSSENKHHQSKDIHINAIKGLALIKASIRINSMY from the coding sequence ATGAAAGCCATTGAAAGATTTTACCAATACCTTGACAATAAAGGTATTAAGCCAGCGCCATTTGAAATAGTCTCAGGACTCTCTAACGGCTACTTAGGCACGCAATTAAAACGAAGAGGAAATCTTGGAGAAGAGATTCTAAACAAGATAATAGACAATTGTCTAGATCTTAATCCTGTTTGGCTTCTTACAGGAAAAGAAACCATGCTTAAAACGAATCCTTACTTACAAAATTCGGATATAAATGTTTTAAATGATGAGCGTGCAGAATTTCTTAAATCGAAACCAAACGAAACAAATAAACAGCTCGTTCCACTCTATGATATAAAAGCATTAACATCTGCCGAAATATTATTTAAGGACGAAAACACCGAAAATTCAATTGGTCAAATAACAATTCCCAATTTGCCAAAATGTGATGGTGCCATTTATGTCAGCAGCGATAGCATGTATCCCCTTTTAAAATCGGGAGATATTGTATTATACAAAAAAGTTGCCACTACAATCGAGAATATTTATTGGGGTGAAATGTATCTTGTATCCTTAATAAATGATGGTGAAGATGAATTTGTGTTGCTAAAATGGATTTATAAATCAGAGAAAGGCGATGATTTTATAACGCTTTCTTCAGAAAACAAACATCACCAATCTAAAGACATCCACATTAATGCTATTAAAGGTCTGGCATTAATTAAAGCCAGCATCCGAATAAATTCAATGTATTAA
- a CDS encoding ArsR/SmtB family transcription factor yields the protein MEIRRDVFQAIADPTRRAILSLVAIQAMTPGAIAENFDSSRQTISKHIQILTECELLSQTQTGREIYYHLNPQKMKEIDQFIEPFRKMWDDRFNKLETIMKNYQPKK from the coding sequence ATGGAAATTAGAAGAGACGTATTTCAGGCAATTGCTGATCCTACACGAAGAGCAATATTAAGTTTGGTCGCCATACAAGCTATGACGCCCGGCGCTATTGCAGAGAACTTTGATTCGTCGAGACAAACGATATCAAAACACATTCAGATATTAACTGAATGCGAATTACTGAGCCAAACGCAAACAGGCAGGGAAATCTATTATCATTTAAACCCTCAAAAAATGAAAGAAATAGACCAGTTTATCGAACCATTTCGCAAAATGTGGGATGATCGTTTTAACAAACTTGAAACAATTATGAAAAACTATCAACCAAAAAAGTAA
- a CDS encoding SRPBCC domain-containing protein, with the protein MEQKTKIDAQEGKQELVITREFDLPLELLFKAYEDPEIVAQWMGTKVLKLENKKHGGYQFETSDANGNVAFKANGTIHEFSLNERIIRTFEMENSPFAVQLEFLEFEKLTDETSKLTMQIVYKSIELRDQMLKLPFAQGLNMAHNRLQDVVRKLV; encoded by the coding sequence ATGGAACAAAAAACAAAAATTGACGCTCAGGAAGGTAAACAGGAATTAGTAATTACGAGAGAATTCGATTTGCCTTTAGAATTACTTTTTAAAGCGTATGAAGATCCTGAAATTGTAGCGCAATGGATGGGAACAAAAGTGCTTAAACTTGAGAATAAAAAACATGGCGGTTATCAATTTGAAACTTCTGATGCCAACGGAAACGTGGCTTTTAAGGCAAACGGAACTATTCATGAATTTAGTTTGAATGAAAGAATCATCAGAACTTTTGAAATGGAAAATTCTCCTTTTGCAGTTCAGCTTGAATTTCTGGAATTTGAAAAACTTACCGACGAAACAAGTAAACTAACTATGCAAATTGTTTACAAAAGTATAGAATTACGAGATCAAATGTTGAAATTACCATTTGCTCAAGGATTAAATATGGCGCATAACAGATTGCAGGATGTGGTGAGGAAGTTAGTTTAG
- a CDS encoding DoxX family protein, translated as MTKRNKIIYWIATLWLALGMTSTGIVQVIKLKEEADMMKHLGYPLYFLTILGIWKILGVIAILIPKFPLLKEWTYAGFFFAMTGAIFSHLACGDEAIALFGPTLLLVLTIVSWYFRPAERKVSSFSS; from the coding sequence ATGACAAAAAGAAATAAAATTATTTATTGGATTGCAACACTTTGGCTTGCATTAGGAATGACATCAACGGGAATTGTACAGGTAATAAAATTAAAGGAAGAAGCTGATATGATGAAGCATTTGGGATATCCGCTTTATTTTTTGACGATTCTTGGTATTTGGAAAATTTTGGGTGTTATCGCAATTCTAATACCTAAATTTCCGTTATTAAAAGAATGGACTTATGCCGGTTTCTTTTTTGCCATGACCGGAGCTATTTTTTCTCATTTGGCTTGCGGAGATGAAGCTATAGCGCTTTTTGGACCAACATTATTACTTGTTTTAACAATAGTTTCTTGGTATTTTAGACCTGCTGAGAGAAAAGTTTCCAGTTTCAGTTCTTAG
- a CDS encoding DNA alkylation repair protein: protein MNLNSKEILAQLKSLSNEKMIIHNKKFGAGDNQFGVKMGDIRALAKKIKTNHELALELWNTENVDARFLAILIIDPKKLSHDEINRLVKSENFRTLQTGCIQMLSKYFLIMKVCAKNGCNHLILCRLVPAGA from the coding sequence ATGAACTTAAATTCAAAAGAAATACTCGCACAGCTAAAAAGTTTGAGCAACGAAAAAATGATAATTCATAATAAAAAATTTGGCGCCGGAGATAATCAGTTTGGCGTTAAAATGGGTGATATTCGGGCCTTGGCAAAGAAAATAAAAACCAATCATGAACTCGCACTGGAACTTTGGAACACAGAAAATGTCGATGCCAGATTTTTAGCTATTTTAATTATTGATCCTAAAAAACTATCTCACGACGAAATAAACAGACTGGTAAAATCTGAAAATTTCCGCACGTTGCAGACTGGCTGTATACAAATGTTATCAAAGTATTTCCTGATCATGAAAGTTTGCGCAAAGAATGGATGCAATCATCTGATATTATGCAGGCTCGTGCCGGCTGGAGCTTAA
- a CDS encoding DNA alkylation repair protein, with translation MRKEWMQSSDIMQARAGWSLTSGAVVRNPDILDFPALLDRIEAEMSKAAPEVQWTMNNTLANIGINHPEYRERALRIGEKLGIYKDYPVSKGCTSPFAPIWINEMVRRQK, from the coding sequence TTGCGCAAAGAATGGATGCAATCATCTGATATTATGCAGGCTCGTGCCGGCTGGAGCTTAACAAGCGGCGCCGTAGTTAGAAATCCTGATATTCTGGACTTCCCTGCACTTTTGGATCGAATCGAAGCTGAAATGTCAAAAGCAGCTCCTGAAGTGCAATGGACAATGAATAATACGCTGGCAAATATCGGAATTAATCATCCTGAGTATCGTGAACGCGCACTTCGCATTGGTGAAAAATTAGGCATTTACAAAGATTATCCCGTTTCTAAAGGCTGTACCTCGCCTTTTGCTCCAATTTGGATAAATGAAATGGTAAGAAGACAGAAATAA
- a CDS encoding DUF4256 domain-containing protein, whose protein sequence is MKNTLAAEASEALLKVLRKRFEDNMNRHKGLDWDKIQAKLEANPQKLWSLDEMERTEGEPDVVGYDNKTDEYIFYDCSTESPKGRRSICYDHEALEKRKEHKPNDSAINMAANMGIEILTEEEYKELQKLGKFDAKTSSWIATPAEIRKLGGAIFSDFRYNTVFVYHNGADSYYAARGFRGSLRV, encoded by the coding sequence ATGAAAAATACGTTAGCAGCAGAAGCATCTGAAGCATTACTTAAAGTACTTAGAAAACGTTTTGAAGATAATATGAACCGTCACAAAGGTTTAGATTGGGACAAAATTCAGGCAAAACTAGAAGCAAATCCGCAAAAACTTTGGTCGCTTGATGAAATGGAAAGAACTGAAGGTGAACCCGATGTTGTAGGTTACGACAACAAAACCGACGAATATATTTTTTACGATTGTTCGACAGAAAGCCCAAAAGGACGCAGAAGTATCTGTTACGACCATGAAGCGCTCGAAAAACGAAAAGAGCACAAACCAAATGACAGCGCCATAAATATGGCTGCCAATATGGGAATTGAAATTTTAACAGAAGAAGAATACAAAGAACTTCAAAAACTGGGGAAATTTGATGCCAAAACATCAAGCTGGATTGCAACGCCCGCAGAAATTAGAAAACTTGGCGGTGCAATATTTTCAGATTTCAGGTATAATACCGTTTTTGTGTATCACAATGGTGCAGATTCTTATTATGCGGCCAGAGGATTTCGCGGTTCATTGCGAGTTTAA
- a CDS encoding PepSY-like domain-containing protein translates to MKIRVLSAALLLGFVISANAQKKIEVSELPQPAQEFLKKYFSNTSVDVAKKDAEHGEKGYEVKLKDGTEVEFWKDGSYREVDGGDKPIPTTFIPQSVKDYVAKNHPNEKLRILTTDTKIWM, encoded by the coding sequence ATGAAAATAAGAGTTTTATCAGCCGCATTATTATTAGGATTTGTAATATCGGCAAACGCCCAAAAGAAAATAGAAGTCTCTGAATTGCCACAACCGGCACAGGAATTTTTGAAAAAATATTTTAGCAATACAAGTGTAGACGTTGCTAAAAAAGATGCCGAACATGGCGAAAAAGGCTACGAAGTAAAATTAAAAGACGGAACCGAAGTCGAATTTTGGAAAGACGGTTCATATCGCGAAGTTGACGGCGGTGATAAACCAATTCCAACCACTTTTATTCCACAATCGGTAAAAGATTATGTGGCAAAAAATCATCCAAACGAAAAATTACGCATATTGACTACGGACACAAAGATCTGGATGTAG
- a CDS encoding Crp/Fnr family transcriptional regulator: protein MKEFIDYILQFGSLNEHQIELISKKATELELQKDDYFSEAGKISNQVGFVLEGIVRVCYYNNKGEEITKYFIDENNLVVDLESFETETPSTAYVQATTDCKILIFSRKNWRELSDTIIGWDAIVHKLISKALRQKVERRSPLVSEDATTRYLMFLEIYPNIVNRVPLSYVASYLGITQSSLSRIRKNIR, encoded by the coding sequence ATGAAAGAATTTATAGACTACATACTACAATTTGGCAGTTTAAACGAACACCAAATTGAGCTAATCTCAAAAAAAGCAACTGAACTAGAGCTTCAAAAAGACGACTATTTTTCTGAAGCAGGAAAAATTTCAAATCAGGTTGGTTTTGTTTTAGAAGGAATTGTTCGGGTTTGTTATTACAATAATAAAGGCGAAGAAATTACTAAATATTTCATCGACGAAAATAATCTGGTGGTTGATTTGGAGAGTTTTGAAACTGAAACTCCTTCAACTGCTTATGTTCAGGCTACAACAGATTGTAAAATTCTTATTTTTTCGAGAAAGAACTGGAGGGAACTTTCAGACACCATTATTGGCTGGGATGCTATTGTACATAAGCTTATTTCGAAAGCATTGCGTCAAAAAGTAGAAAGGCGAAGCCCGTTAGTTTCAGAAGATGCCACTACCCGATATTTGATGTTTTTAGAGATTTATCCGAATATTGTGAATCGTGTTCCACTTTCGTATGTGGCTTCGTATTTAGGAATTACACAATCATCTTTAAGCCGAATTAGAAAAAATATCCGCTAA
- a CDS encoding SDR family NAD(P)-dependent oxidoreductase → MKIVLITGANRSIGLETTKQLSKKGLFVYLGTRDLEKGKAVVKELNENGYENIKAIEIDVTKPDSILAAKNTIENEQGKLDILINNAGISGELPQSALNTAVKDIQNVFDTNFFGVISVTQAFIELLKKSDSPIISNITSGLGSLTLHSDPNWKYYNFKATSYVTSKAALNAYTITLSFELKDLGFKVNAIDPGYTATDFNHHSGPGTVESAAAFVIKHTLTDENGPTGKFFSNDIEDETEVSPW, encoded by the coding sequence ATGAAAATAGTTTTAATTACCGGAGCAAACAGAAGTATTGGATTGGAAACAACCAAACAACTTTCTAAAAAGGGATTATTTGTATATTTAGGTACGCGTGATCTTGAAAAAGGCAAAGCCGTTGTTAAAGAATTAAATGAAAACGGATATGAAAATATCAAAGCCATTGAAATAGATGTTACCAAACCGGACTCGATTTTGGCTGCAAAAAACACAATTGAAAACGAGCAGGGAAAATTAGATATTTTGATAAATAATGCCGGAATTAGCGGTGAACTTCCTCAAAGTGCTTTAAATACGGCTGTAAAAGACATTCAGAATGTTTTTGATACTAACTTTTTTGGTGTAATCAGTGTAACGCAGGCATTTATAGAATTACTTAAAAAATCAGATAGTCCAATAATAAGCAATATCACTTCGGGACTTGGGTCTTTAACGCTGCACAGCGATCCTAACTGGAAATATTACAATTTTAAAGCGACAAGTTATGTCACTTCAAAAGCTGCTTTAAACGCTTATACCATTACTTTGTCTTTTGAATTAAAGGATTTAGGATTTAAAGTAAACGCAATCGATCCGGGTTATACCGCAACAGATTTTAATCATCATTCTGGTCCTGGAACTGTTGAAAGTGCAGCAGCTTTTGTAATCAAACATACTTTAACGGACGAAAACGGACCTACAGGAAAATTTTTCAGTAATGATATTGAAGATGAAACTGAGGTAAGTCCTTGGTAG
- a CDS encoding ankyrin repeat domain-containing protein — MKLFIFSCLLVFSGNVFAQDPVSAARNNNISELAGFKNAGVDLNKADSRGFTPLIIAVYNNNPEAVQFLLNANVDINTGDSAGNTALMGAAFKGYTNLAALLIKKGTDVNQVNANNATALIFAATFGHTEIIQLLLDAKADTKITDRFGKTALNHAQLQENETIEKLLK, encoded by the coding sequence ATGAAACTATTTATCTTTTCTTGTTTGCTGGTATTTTCAGGGAATGTTTTTGCGCAGGATCCGGTTTCGGCTGCACGCAATAATAATATCTCAGAACTCGCCGGTTTTAAAAACGCCGGAGTAGATTTAAACAAAGCCGATTCCCGAGGTTTTACACCACTTATAATTGCTGTTTATAACAATAATCCCGAAGCTGTTCAGTTTTTATTGAATGCAAATGTAGATATTAATACAGGAGATTCTGCCGGAAACACTGCCTTAATGGGAGCCGCTTTTAAAGGATATACAAACCTTGCCGCTCTTTTAATAAAGAAAGGAACAGATGTAAACCAAGTAAATGCAAACAATGCAACGGCACTTATTTTTGCTGCCACATTTGGTCATACCGAAATAATACAACTGTTGCTTGACGCTAAAGCGGATACAAAAATTACAGATCGTTTTGGAAAAACAGCTTTGAATCATGCCCAATTACAAGAAAATGAAACTATTGAAAAACTGTTAAAGTAA
- a CDS encoding winged helix-turn-helix transcriptional regulator, translating to MECKPLEKELHKKEMMAVQDSMDVLSGKWKISIISSVCYYNKRRFSDILNDVVGISNKMLSKELKELEVNQLIKRTVLDTQPITVQYELTDHGKTLQTIINNLTDWGMEHRKKIIGS from the coding sequence ATGGAATGTAAACCACTTGAAAAAGAACTACACAAAAAGGAGATGATGGCAGTCCAGGACTCCATGGACGTGCTAAGCGGCAAATGGAAAATCTCGATTATTTCGTCTGTTTGTTATTATAACAAAAGAAGATTCTCAGACATTTTGAATGATGTTGTGGGAATTTCAAACAAAATGCTGAGTAAGGAATTGAAAGAACTAGAAGTAAATCAATTGATAAAAAGAACAGTTCTCGATACGCAGCCCATCACGGTTCAATATGAACTTACAGATCACGGCAAAACGCTTCAAACTATAATTAATAACCTGACAGATTGGGGAATGGAACACAGAAAAAAAATTATTGGTAGTTAA
- a CDS encoding SDR family NAD(P)-dependent oxidoreductase, with the protein MNKLKNKVAIVTGASKGIGASIAEYFAAEGAKVVVNYASSKEGADKVVKTITDNGGTAIAVQGDVSKESDVTRLFEETKKAFGTLDILVNNAGIYQYAPIEEFSAVSFHDQFNINVLGSLLAIQASLKLFGNNGGNIINISSEAGKTPLATGSVYSATKAALDAITISLSKEFSGRNIRINSILPGVVETEGSRSAGFIGSDAEAKFVATTPLGRTGQPDDIAKVAVFLASDDAGWITGEKISVSGGIYGI; encoded by the coding sequence ATGAATAAATTAAAAAACAAAGTAGCAATAGTTACAGGCGCTTCAAAAGGAATTGGTGCTTCTATTGCTGAATATTTTGCTGCTGAAGGCGCAAAAGTTGTCGTAAATTATGCTTCAAGCAAAGAAGGTGCTGATAAAGTAGTAAAAACAATAACAGATAATGGAGGAACGGCAATTGCGGTTCAGGGTGATGTATCAAAAGAATCTGATGTGACAAGATTGTTTGAAGAAACCAAAAAGGCTTTTGGAACATTGGATATTTTGGTAAATAATGCCGGAATTTATCAGTATGCGCCAATTGAAGAATTTTCTGCAGTTTCTTTTCATGATCAGTTTAACATCAATGTTTTAGGATCATTACTTGCGATTCAGGCTTCTTTAAAATTATTTGGTAATAATGGCGGTAACATTATCAATATTAGTTCTGAAGCTGGTAAAACACCGCTTGCAACAGGATCTGTATATTCTGCAACCAAAGCAGCTTTAGATGCTATTACAATTTCTTTATCTAAGGAATTCAGCGGAAGAAACATTCGTATCAACTCGATTTTACCGGGCGTTGTAGAAACAGAAGGTTCTCGCAGTGCAGGTTTTATTGGCAGCGATGCCGAAGCAAAATTTGTTGCCACTACTCCACTTGGTCGTACGGGTCAGCCTGATGATATTGCAAAAGTTGCTGTTTTTCTTGCTTCTGATGATGCGGGTTGGATTACGGGGGAAAAAATTTCTGTTTCAGGAGGAATTTACGGGATATAA
- a CDS encoding SDR family oxidoreductase, with amino-acid sequence MSKLKNKVTVVTGGNSGIGFGIAEAFKNEGAVGTVTGRNQATLNTAVDALGTGFIGITGDVTNGNDLENIFKKTFDKFGKIDALVVNAGGVVDGIPMSSINDTTEEGYDKYMDLNLKSAYFTVQKALPYLNDGASIILIGSSAAHRAVPGMAIYSAAKAAIISLAKGLSLDLLSRKIRVNTLSPGSINTPAFDKLVPEEHVEQVKQLWIDITPVGRQGLPSDIGNAAVFLASDESAFIVGTEILSDGGLTNISLMK; translated from the coding sequence ATGAGCAAATTAAAAAACAAAGTAACTGTAGTTACTGGAGGAAATAGCGGTATTGGTTTTGGTATTGCAGAAGCATTTAAAAACGAAGGCGCTGTTGGAACTGTTACAGGAAGAAATCAAGCAACATTAAATACTGCTGTAGACGCGTTAGGTACAGGTTTTATAGGTATTACGGGCGATGTTACAAATGGGAATGATTTAGAAAATATCTTCAAAAAAACATTTGATAAATTTGGAAAAATTGATGCTTTGGTAGTAAATGCCGGTGGTGTTGTAGACGGCATTCCAATGAGCAGTATAAACGACACTACAGAAGAAGGTTATGATAAATATATGGATTTGAACCTGAAAAGTGCTTATTTCACGGTACAAAAAGCGCTTCCGTATTTAAACGACGGAGCTTCAATTATACTTATCGGTTCGAGTGCTGCGCATCGTGCGGTTCCGGGAATGGCTATTTATTCAGCAGCAAAAGCGGCTATTATATCACTGGCTAAAGGTTTGTCGCTGGATTTACTTTCAAGAAAAATACGTGTAAATACACTTTCTCCGGGTTCGATTAATACGCCTGCTTTTGATAAACTTGTGCCAGAGGAACATGTAGAGCAGGTAAAACAACTTTGGATAGATATTACGCCAGTTGGCAGACAAGGACTTCCGTCTGATATTGGAAACGCTGCTGTATTTTTAGCGTCAGATGAGTCGGCTTTTATAGTTGGTACCGAAATTCTGTCAGATGGTGGTCTTACGAATATTAGTTTGATGAAATAA
- a CDS encoding helix-turn-helix domain-containing protein → MEQKIHQGRNVKRFREMLGIKQEALAFDLGDDWNQKKISMLEQKDVIEDSLLKQISVLLKIPVEAFQNFDEEQAVNVISNTFTSNDTSTLNAVNPNCTFNPIDKIVQLYDEKIALYERMLKEKDEMMARFEKLINK, encoded by the coding sequence ATGGAACAAAAAATACATCAGGGAAGAAACGTAAAACGTTTCAGAGAAATGCTTGGCATTAAACAAGAGGCATTGGCTTTTGATCTGGGGGACGATTGGAATCAGAAGAAAATCTCTATGCTGGAGCAAAAAGATGTAATTGAAGATAGCCTCCTTAAACAAATTTCAGTATTATTAAAAATTCCCGTTGAAGCTTTTCAGAATTTTGATGAAGAGCAAGCTGTGAATGTTATTTCTAATACATTTACAAGTAATGATACATCAACATTAAATGCAGTTAACCCAAACTGTACATTTAATCCAATTGACAAAATTGTACAATTATATGATGAAAAAATTGCTTTATACGAGCGTATGTTGAAAGAGAAAGATGAAATGATGGCAAGATTTGAAAAACTAATCAATAAATAA
- a CDS encoding helix-turn-helix domain-containing protein has protein sequence MEQKIHQGRNVKRFREMLGIKQEALAFDLGDDWNQKKISMLEAKDVIEDDMLRQISHILKIPVEAFQNFDEEQAINFISNTFNDQSNGYNYYPTFNVNPVEKWIEALEEIKRLNVELLKSKDEHIKALEKLLKEK, from the coding sequence ATGGAACAAAAAATACATCAGGGAAGAAACGTAAAACGTTTCAGAGAAATGCTTGGAATCAAACAAGAGGCATTGGCTTTTGATCTGGGGGACGATTGGAATCAGAAGAAAATTTCTATGCTGGAGGCAAAAGATGTTATTGAAGATGATATGTTGAGGCAAATTTCACATATATTAAAAATCCCTGTGGAAGCTTTTCAGAATTTTGATGAAGAACAAGCGATAAATTTTATTTCTAATACTTTTAACGATCAATCAAATGGATATAATTATTATCCAACTTTTAATGTAAATCCTGTTGAAAAATGGATAGAGGCTTTAGAAGAAATTAAGCGATTAAATGTGGAGCTTTTAAAATCCAAAGATGAACATATTAAGGCTTTAGAAAAATTACTAAAAGAAAAATAA